aatatttatttttaaaaaaacctATCCGATAATTAATTTTAGTCCTTTATTTTTAGCACATACGTAATAACGAAAAGAATTATTATATTAGCATTAATCTTAAATTCCATGAGTATTATCTTCAGAAAAAAAGTTTTCTTATTTGTCCTTGgttattcattacattattatgcaCTTAACCTTTTCCACAATTCATCTTAATCTTTTTTAGGTATATTCCAAAAAGTTTCTTATTTGTATTTATGATTCATTAGATTATTAGTGCTATGTACACGATTTATAttcattttataataaataataattaataattttataatttataatgccTTAGCAATGTATATTTTAATTCCTATCCCTGTTCAAAAATTAGCAttaataatttacaaaaaaaacTCATGATAAATTCTTATTTCTTTGATTATTTTTCAATTGGTTTCAATTCCATCAATCTGATTCGATTAATTTTGTCTGACATGTTCTTTATCATCCCTACGGCCATGGCATCCGACAGACAGGTCAATTCAAGAACATGGCTTTCTCAGTGACAAGGCCATAAAGATGCATTAATAATAGAGTACGAATGAAACTTAATGCAACAACTAATGGACAAACTCGTGCAGTGCAAAGGAGAAGGCATGATTGAAGAGTGCGACATGAAGTTGATGACCAAATGGTGCCAGATCACGAGCTGAGTGACTGACCCACAGACTGcaatgcctttggattttgtgatgaTTACAAGTACTTGGCTCTCGCAGACTACAGCACAAGGAAATAATAGCTTTAAAGAAAAGCATTCGATTCCGTGCAATGAATAAGGTACAATACAACACGAGACATCAGATAAGGAAGGAATGCTCGATGAAATAAACACTAGCGCATAAAGATGAATCACTCCTTATCAGTTGTGAACGAGTTGTTCTAAGAAAATTATTCTATCAGAAGAGTGATGTTTATTATGTTTGGCATAAAGCAGAAGATCGTTTTTAACAAGCTCATGCCACAAAGTCAACTGGTTCAGAAAGCAAAAGGTTCAACTTACGAACACTACGGAAGCAAAATAGAATGAGCAGACTTGAGCAATCATGCTACATCCTCTCCAAAGCAGCAGGGCTGATCGGAAACACACCGTTTGATGAAACAAGAGCATCGACTGGAACATCTGTTTCGGTCATTGGTATCAACTCATCCTCCACAATTTGCACCGTGTATGCAAGTGCGACTGCAAGGAGCCAAATATAGATCCAAAAAATTAGAATACTGGCCTTAATGGGTATTTGAGATCCCATAACATGCAATAACTACAAAATATATTTTCAGTATGTTATGTTACAGTTCCATGTAACTAAACATCCACTGCCAATCAACCGGTATTAAGCATGGCACCGATAAGCTGTAATATGTAAATGTTTTATGAGTAAGCACTTTACCAAACTGTCAGACAACTTGTGAATCTCATCGGGAATTGAATTACACATTAGTACAAAAGGAAGAATATACAGAAAGTGATGTACCTCGCAGTGGCTGTTTCCAGTTTTGCTGATTGGCAAGCTCCTCATATTTCCGCAGGAAGACATCATAGTAGCTTGTACGCACAGAACAGAATTCAGATAAGTCAAAATGAGAATAACAATATATAAAAAGATATCTGCAGTTTATATGTTCTTGCAGATATGGGGTTTTGTACATTGTTATGATTTGAGATACGGATTTTGCGTTGAGGGTTGTGAATTATCTAACATGAAAAAAGATATGGCAGGACGGAGACTAAAGTTCACAGAAGGTAATAGAAAAAGGGGGTTGTTTGAGAATATGGTTGAATTTAATCTTAGATTATAACAGGATCCTGAACCTGAACTATAGGTCTTTCAATAAAAATTTGATTATTAGAAACAATCACAAAATTGTAGGTTGGCAAGTGCAATTTCACTGAAGCAAGCAATAACAAAGCAGAATTTTGATCGAGAGGTATCATCCTTCTAATAAACAAAAATGATGTCTACTATTTAGTATTGCTAACTAGTTACTGCATGAAGGCATTGTAAAATTTATGCGAGACAAAACATTTCACTGACATACTGCTCTAACAAGTGTATGAAGCACAAACTCCTACCAACTTccaaaactggccaaaaacaAATGTGCAAGACATGATATAGAGACTAAGAATAGGACCAAAACCGGTCTTATTCACTTATAAGTAGGCATGCAGAACCACAGGCATCATTTGGAGCACAGGGCTTCTTCCTCATCTAGGTTGTGCCAAAGGAGGGACCATGTGGCATCCTTCGAGCTCCATGGCATGTCTCCACTTATCTCCAATGCAGAGCATGAGTGtatgtttatttaatttttttttaagataaattttagggttttctttgttcctatggGCACAGTTTTTATGCTAGCCAATATGACATGGCATGAACCATTTTGTTGACAGCTGGCTGGTATACCCTGTGTCAATGGGGCTTGAATCCGTGTACCTAATTAGTATCACTTAATTTGTAGTTCCATAAAGACAAGATTTTTagacatcaaaaataaaagaatGATTTTACAGAATTGTCCACAACATTCCATTTTGAAATTTTGATCTCTCAAACTTTCCAGCACCTCTAATCTCTTGCATACACACTAATTTTAAGAGCCGAGTTTCCCCAGCATGCTGCGCttgaaatagaaaaaaataacTAAAACATTCGGCCAAGCATGTAAAGTAAGTTAAGTTACTGGTTTTGCTCATGTTGAGAGTTAATTGATATTGAATTGAATAAGtacattgtaatgaagaaatcaaACATTTAAGCCTTACCCTCCACCACGACCTAGACGTCTTCCATGCCTATCAAATGCAAGTCCTGCAAATCATACGAAAGGAGACAAAAATTCAAAGACATATTGCAGTTACAGAACATGAATTAAACAGATTTACCAGGTAAAAGTAATAGGTCAACTGGTTGACTTGCCAGCAGAACTGAAAAGGGAAGTCAAAGACATGTAGTCAGATACTTATAGTAAATCTGAAATTTGTGTATTGCACATCATTTAAATTTGAAAACACAATTAAACATCAATTGAACACACTTAGTTTCTAATTTCCCTGTACTAAATTATGAGTACTTataaaagcaacaaaaaaaaagtgACTACATTTCTTCTTTAAGCATGTTCTTGTTGGTTGGAGTCAATCCTTAATGGACATAAAGGGTGATGAGATTCAAGTTTAAGGTAAATCCCAATGTTACTCATAATCACAAAGATGTAACGTGTGTGACAATTATTTAAGAGCAAAAAAAGTCGGCCAATATCATTGTAGAGAACTCGGCCAATATATCAGAGTTATTCTTCAAGCAGATCAAAAAACAGGTTGGAGAACATAGAACATTACTTTTGGAACAATTGCAGTAAGCAAATGAGATATCGATCTGTTATGTAAACCTAAATACATATATAAAGCACGCATCATAGCATGCCAGTGCAAGACAAGGTATCTGCACACACAGCCTGAAATTGTGACATGCACCATCAGAAGATCAGGGACAAGCATTGGCTGATAACTTGCAACATATCAATTTGTCATGTCATCGCATGTTAAGGCTCAGTACATACCATCAAGGCAGCAATCGAACTCTTTCCAGTCTAAACCATTCACAGGACAAAAAACAGTCCATATATGCAAATTTATCAAAGGGAAGTCAGTAATGGTGCTACTTTCTGTAGCATTATCTTGTTCAAAAGCCAAGATGGATGATAATTGAATTTTTCACACTAAGAAAACCCCTATCAGGCTTTCTGCATACACTGAAAATTATTAGGCATGGATGATCTTCAAAAGGCAGTAGCATAGAGAAAAATTGGCAAATGTCAAACTGACAGTCATGACATTCCACTAGATAAGTAATTAGAAAGGAAAAACCAATGTATCTAAACTACAAATATGGACTGATACTTAGCATGCAAACCCATATACTGATGTGATGCACTTTCCAAATTATGTCAAGTTAACACATTAATTCTTCTATAGACTTAAAATGGAACACGAACATCTAGCTTATAATATATAATGTGCAAAGTAATATTTCATTTCAAATCCAATCGTTAAAGATAATCattgtcaaggtagcatagaatAGGAATAAGAACAGTAAGCATACATGTGTAAAGTTTACTATAGAAAAGAAGAACAAGTTCACAAAATTATAAAGTTTACCATCTTCACGTTCACTCTGATCAGAATCGACAGGAGATGGTTCCAATATATTCATTGAATTTGCTACTAAGTCCTCAATAGTTGAGATTCTGAGCATCCTCATATGGCTATTCTTATCCTCCACCCTTGGAACATAGAGTTTTTTCATTACCTGCAAGCCATGTTCTTGACTTGAAAATGAACAGTAAGCATACATGTGTACACCCCTACATGATAAAAAAACTAACAGTTTCTCCAATCAAGAATGACAATATTCACTTGAGCATCAATTTCTGACAATATTTTACCATCTTCAAAATATGATTTTATGTGATATGATTCCTTTACCACATAAAATAAACTGTCACAATtcccaaaacatgcatcaacacatCAAATTCTGACCAATATCATTGTGGTAACTTATGAGAAACTAGCATTAACACTCTTTATATGAGTGTAGAGATTGAAGTAATCATCATGGATGGCACTCCAAGCAGCATGTAGAACAggcttagtttaagaaaattgtcATTTGGCTGTTACAGTCACATAGCATTCAATCCCCTTTTTGTTTTCGAAATTTTAGTAATCATGATTAACAATAGTAGTGGTTGGCAGGGAGAAGAGAACTCAGCTCAGGGAAACAGCTAAAAACATCAGAAATTCATTCTAGACATTTTACATATATATCTTTTGCAAATATAACAATAATATTTGTAAAAGATCgcttaaaaataatttgactgaTGCTTAATATATATCAATATTGATGCTTTTGGGGTTTTTCCTACCAGTATATTCTAAATCATGCCAATTTATCACACTTGGACCAGCACCCAATTCTGCTTTTGGCAACTTAGGTTCCAATATCTaaaatacacaaaaaaaaaagtttcacaAATCGCACTTGAATATGGACCACATAATTAGTAATTTTTTTCTGCATAAGCACTAGATGCTAGAACCAAGAACATAAGATCATGACATAGAGCAACCTTAGCAAGTGATCACATTGCTGCAAAAAATTGCAAGGAATTTCATAATAGAAATGATCATTTTAAACTGCCAGGATTTATTCATCTAGTCAAAGTTAAAAACTAGTAAGTTGTTGTTAACTGAATAAACATCAAGAATAAAGAaaccaaaaattaaaataatacgtTATTAATATTAAATGACAGAAAAGGTGATCAAGCAATATACCAGCACCTGAGTTCTTCAGTACGTCTGCTATGATTCTTGATGTATCAACTTCCCGTAGTGACTTGCAACTTATATAAGCACATAATCCTTTGCAAGATTTGAACCAAGATGAATTGAGCACAAAATTTTGAATTTCCACATCTGAACCAGAAAATCCAAGAAATAAACAGGAGGAAAATTCTGAAAGGAAAATATGTGAAAGGAGAATTTGGATTTGCAGAATCTAACATTAAGCATGTAATGAGTTATATAACTTCCAGAGAGGTAGCTGACAAAAAGATTAGGACACCACTAAATAAGATTCCACAGTGGACAAAAGGGCAAATCACTAGTAGAAACTGATCACTTGCTGAAACAAAAGATGAAGAAGTCCGTAGAGAAGAGAGAAGTCTAGATCATGGCTTTTGTAAACAAATGATGAAAACTCATCACTTTCTGGTATTATTTCCCAGAAATGAAATTCAAACCTGGTATATGATGCGCTAGTTGATGTAAGCATGTGTCACATAAGCATCTGAATCATAGCACAATATATATGAtccaaaacaaataaaaaacagAAAAGATTAAAGCTGACTTTCTTCATGCAAAAAGGTTGAGATGTTCTCTATTAAAATATTGGATAAAATATGGATTCTCAACTATAGTAGTAAGGACCAAACAGGAAACTCTGGTGCAACCGGAAAAACCAAGAACCAGAAATCAGTTTGTGACTTTGTTCACGGTCTTTTAATTGCATGAAGTCATAGAACTGGGATACACTGCTTAACCTAGGTGATTTTTTAGTTGAACCAGATGAATTGGGCTGGTTGATATGCAAGGTTTCTtcctacaaaaaagaaaaggaagaagcgaTGAGAAGAGGAAAGACAaaggaagacgaggaggaagagggagggggAGCATTTGTTGGctgagaaatgaaaaaaaaaaagaagaagaagaaactggAGGCGGAAAGTAGAAGGGAGAGAGGAGTAAAGGATAAAAGGGAGGAaggagggggagaaaataaaaattataataataaggcaggaaaagagagagagagagagaacaaaaaataagcactatttaattatatattacagCAATAAATGATAAAGGTggaaaaatatatcatttatatgtTATACAAatgtaaatattaatttatatatttttttattaaacttgTAGTCCAATAGATTGACCCACCATTTGACCAATGGCCTGAGGACCAAATTGATAATAACTACATTCTCAACCCATACACCACAGCTTGTAGTGTACGAATTTTGATGCAATTGGAACTAAATACAAGCATAAACTATATGGTATTTTATCTTAATACAAGCTATACCAACCTGATGGTTCTTTTGTGTACATGATATAAACCATGAATAAGACTAAATGGTACTTAAAATCCACCATAGCAAGACTCGTGTCATCATAACTAATGTGTAAATTGGCTGAAAACAACTATCAAATACAAATTTTCAATATATGCCACAGATCTAGTAGCTATACGATTCAACATCATCATACACTCATTCTATTCTGATGTGCAACTgaatcctttgagttcttgggttTGAAATTTGAATTGTAATCATGTTAGAGCTGACTATAGTCCAATACAACATCGGTACCAATTACATAAAAACACAAAACTGTACTACAAGTTCAAAGTATTTAATACCACTGGCCACGATTTTAGAACTAATCATTATATGTGTCATGTATAGAAAAACAATGGATAATTTGGTAACAAAAACACAGGCAATGGGACAGTTAGATTAGTGTAAATGCCTTTTatagaagcaaaaatacaaacaattagcggTCGTGATGCAAACCACCAAAACATAGGCAACAAACCAACAACCACCGGAAGCAAACATCATTGCATGAAGATCTAAAGATGATTTCAAGATCCTGATGGCAGGAAAGGAGAAATGCTAATAAATTATAAGCTCAGAGCAGGAGGAGACAAAAAAGGTGACCTTCTAGGGCTCGCTGAGCGGGTGAGAATTCCTTGAGCGCTTTCCGGATCCGGGACCGGAGGGCGCGCTTCTGCTGCAACGCGGCAGTGTCGGACATGACGACTGCGGAGGGGGGAGTGGCCGAGCCGGCGGCGCAGCGGACGGGGACGGCGATGGAGGGGAGGAAGGCACGGTGAgtggggtggtggtggtggcagtgGGTCATCAAGAAATATGCCGCCTTACACAGTACGCCGCCGCGATGTCCGCTCATCAGACTTCCCTTCCGCCACGTGAGCGCAGGGGCGTCGATGGTGCGCGCATCGGGTCATTCGCAGAAGGCTTAACGGGGTCCGACATTTGAAACGTTCGGCCCAGTCCAAGCCGGCTCAATCAGCCCACTTCATCTTGTTGGAAAGCAATTCATGTGTTACTTACTATATATCCggcccaatatatatatatatatatatatatatatatatatatatatatataaagcatgtATTTATAATTTGTG
Above is a genomic segment from Musa acuminata AAA Group cultivar baxijiao chromosome BXJ3-4, Cavendish_Baxijiao_AAA, whole genome shotgun sequence containing:
- the LOC135585004 gene encoding 5-formyltetrahydrofolate cyclo-ligase, mitochondrial-like isoform X1, which produces MSGHRGGVLCKAAYFLMTHCHHHHPTHRAFLPSIAVPVRCAAGSATPPSAVVMSDTAALQQKRALRSRIRKALKEFSPAQRALEDVEIQNFVLNSSWFKSCKGLCAYISCKSLREVDTSRIIADVLKNSGAEHGLQVMKKLYVPRVEDKNSHMRMLRISTIEDLVANSMNILEPSPVDSDQSEREDVLLASQPVDLLLLPGLAFDRHGRRLGRGGGYYDVFLRKYEELANQQNWKQPLRVALAYTVQIVEDELIPMTETDVPVDALVSSNGVFPISPAALERM
- the LOC135585004 gene encoding 5-formyltetrahydrofolate cyclo-ligase, mitochondrial-like isoform X3, whose translation is MSGHRGGVLCKAAYFLMTHCHHHHPTHRAFLPSIAVPVRCAAGSATPPSAVVMSDTAALQQKRALRSRIRKALKEFSPAQRALEDVEIQNFVLNSSWFKSCKGLCAYISCKSLREVDTSRIIADVLKNSGVMKKLYVPRVEDKNSHMRMLRISTIEDLVANSMNILEPSPVDSDQSEREDVLLASQPVDLLLLPGLAFDRHGRRLGRGGGYYDVFLRKYEELANQQNWKQPLRVALAYTVQIVEDELIPMTETDVPVDALVSSNGVFPISPAALERM
- the LOC135585004 gene encoding 5-formyltetrahydrofolate cyclo-ligase, mitochondrial-like isoform X2; the encoded protein is MSGHRGGVLCKAAYFLMTHCHHHHPTHRAFLPSIAVPVRCAAGSATPPSAVVMSDTAALQQKRALRSRIRKALKEFSPAQRALEDVEIQNFVLNSSWFKSCKGLCAYISCKSLREVDTSRIIADVLKNSEHGLQVMKKLYVPRVEDKNSHMRMLRISTIEDLVANSMNILEPSPVDSDQSEREDVLLASQPVDLLLLPGLAFDRHGRRLGRGGGYYDVFLRKYEELANQQNWKQPLRVALAYTVQIVEDELIPMTETDVPVDALVSSNGVFPISPAALERM